One Campylobacteraceae bacterium genomic window, AAAATAATGGTTTTAGAAATGGAAAATGAGAAAAAACAAAAACGCTTAAATAACAAGAAAAAAAATATATCATATGAAGTTATTACTAACCAATAAAATGTAATAATATGCTAAAAAAAAACAGAGCATAGGACGAATTATGAAAGACAGGTTACCTGAAGTTATTGCACAAATTGGTATTATTCACAAAGAACTAATCAAAAACAATACTATTTTTGATTTAGAAGAGGTATATGAAATATTAAACAAATGTGAAGAAGACGTTAAAGAACATTATTTGGGTTTATTAATGCAGTATTATTTTCAACAAAACTCTTTAGATAATTTTCAAACACTTCTTTTAGAAGGTTTTAAATTTGATTTACGTTTTGAAGATATTAAAGAAGCATTTATACATACAAATAATAATGACAGTGTGATTGATTTTTTTAACGATCAGGTTGTATTATTAAAAGATATAGTTGTAGATGAGTATTTAATAGAGATGTATGATTATTATATGAAAAATGAAAACTTACAAGAACATTTAAAATCTTCTTTACTTTTATTGCAAAACAATCGTTACATTTGTGCTTTTTGTTATAAACACCAAGATGAAGATTACAGCTCTTTATTCTTAAATCAAGACCTCTTAGAAAGTTTAAAAAGAGATCTGCCTTATCTGTTAAAATAAAGAAATTCGTATTATTTTATGTATTTTTCACAAACAATGCTTAAATTAATATCTCCCGCTTAATTATTAATGATACTTTATATATATTTTATGTAATATAATTGTCAAATTACAATTTATTTCGATTGTAGAATAAATTGTTTTATATATTTAAAGGAGTTTGAATGAGAAAAGTATTAAGTATTGCACTTGCTGCTGCATTAACGACGGTTGTTTTAAATGCGAAAGAAATAAAAATTGGGGCAGTTATGCCAATGTCAGGACCACTTGCGGCTTATGGACAAGTGACAAATTTAGGAATTACACTGGCACACAAGCTACAACCAAAACTAGCAAATGGTGATACTATTAAATTAGTTTTATTAGATAATAAAGGTGATAAAGTTGAAACGGCTAATGCAACTATACGTTTAATTTCTTCTGATAAAGTTGTTGCTATTTTAGGAGCACTAACTTCTACTAATACTGCGCAAGTAATTGCAATTGCTGATAAAAAGAAAATACCTGTTCTTGCTTCTGTTGCTACAAATGATAAACTAACGGCTAGAAGAACATTTGCAAACAGAGTTTGTTTTACTGATTCTTTTCAAGGGGAAGTTGTTGCTAATTATGCATACAATACTTTAGGTTTAAAAACAGCTGTTGTTATTATTGATCAAGCACAAGTATATTCTTTAGGTTTATCTAAAGCTTTTCAAAAAGCTTTTAAAAAAGCTGGTGGAAAAATTCTTAAAAAAATCAAAGTTACTTCAGGTGATAAAGATTTTAAAGCAGTAGTTTCTCAAATCAAAAGAATCAATCCTGACTTTATGTTTTTACCATTATATCACCCAGAAGCATCTATGATTGCTCGTCAGTCTAAACAACTAGGTTTAAACAAACCAATGTTTTCAGGAGATGGTGTTGCTAATCAAACATTTATTGATTTAGGTGGAAAATCTGTTGAAGGTTATATGTTTACTGACTTTTTTGATTATTTAAATCCTCCTTCAAAAACTTCTGCTGATTTTGTTGCTTTTCATGAAAAAGAAACAGGTAAAAAAGAATTAAATTCATTTACTGCTTTAGGTGCAGATACTTATAATATCTTAATCGCAGCTATGAATAAATGTGAAGATCCAACAAATTCTGTTTGTATTAACAAAGAGATTAAAAAAACAACAAACTTTGATGGTGCATCTGGAAGTATTTCAATTGATAAAAATGGAAATGCAACTAGATCTGCTGTAATCAAAGTTATTAAAAATGGAGTAGCTACATTTAAAGCTACAGTTAATCCATAATCACTATTTTTTATTAGAAAAGAAGAACACTAAGCCCACTTAATCGTGGGCTTTTCTTGTTATAATCAAAATAATGCACAGGCATATTTTGATTATTACAATATATATTGTAACTGGCAAAGCGCCAGTATTTTAGGAGAATGAATGGATTTATTAACGTTTATGCAGCAAATGGTAAACGGTTTTAGTTTGGGTAGTATGTATGCCCTTATTGCAATTGGATATACAATGGTGTACGGAGTTTTACGATTAATTAACTTTGCACACGGTGATATTATGATGGTAGGTGCTTTTTTAGGCTATACCTTTATGGCAGTATTTGATCTGTCTTTCCCAGTAACGGTACTTTTATCAGTAACATTATCTGCACTTTTAGGTATGTTTATGGATAAAATTGCTTACAAACCTTTAAGAGAAGCGCCAAAAATTTCGCTTTTAATTACAGCAATTGGGATTTCATTCTTTTTAGAAAATGCCTTTACTGTATTTGCAGGTGGAACGCCAAGACCTTTTCCTGTTCCTGAGTATATGGAACAGATTTTTAATGTTTCTGGTGTGATTTTCACAGTTGCTTCTTTAGCAGTTCCAGTGGTAACTTTAATTTTATTACTTGGTATTTTATTTGTTTTATACAGAACAAAATACGGTATGGCAATCAGAGCTTTATCTTTTGATATTAAAACAGTGAATTTAATGGGGATTGATGCCAATAAAATTATTTCTTTAGTTTTTGCATTGGGTTCAGGTCTTGCTGCTGTTGGTGGTATTTTTTGGGCGGTAAATTATCCTTCAGTTGAGCCTATGATGGGTGTACTTGTTGGACTTAAAGCTTTTGCTGCTGCTGTTGTTGGTGGAATAGGATCTGTAACTGGTGCTGTAATTGGTGGGTTTATTATTGGATTTA contains:
- a CDS encoding branched-chain amino acid ABC transporter permease, which gives rise to MDLLTFMQQMVNGFSLGSMYALIAIGYTMVYGVLRLINFAHGDIMMVGAFLGYTFMAVFDLSFPVTVLLSVTLSALLGMFMDKIAYKPLREAPKISLLITAIGISFFLENAFTVFAGGTPRPFPVPEYMEQIFNVSGVIFTVASLAVPVVTLILLLGILFVLYRTKYGMAIRALSFDIKTVNLMGIDANKIISLVFALGSGLAAVGGIFWAVNYPSVEPMMGVLVGLKAFAAAVVGGIGSVTGAVIGGFIIGFTEVVVIAFWPEMGGYKDAFAFILLILVLLFKPTGIMGQDLEKSRF
- a CDS encoding ABC transporter substrate-binding protein produces the protein MRKVLSIALAAALTTVVLNAKEIKIGAVMPMSGPLAAYGQVTNLGITLAHKLQPKLANGDTIKLVLLDNKGDKVETANATIRLISSDKVVAILGALTSTNTAQVIAIADKKKIPVLASVATNDKLTARRTFANRVCFTDSFQGEVVANYAYNTLGLKTAVVIIDQAQVYSLGLSKAFQKAFKKAGGKILKKIKVTSGDKDFKAVVSQIKRINPDFMFLPLYHPEASMIARQSKQLGLNKPMFSGDGVANQTFIDLGGKSVEGYMFTDFFDYLNPPSKTSADFVAFHEKETGKKELNSFTALGADTYNILIAAMNKCEDPTNSVCINKEIKKTTNFDGASGSISIDKNGNATRSAVIKVIKNGVATFKATVNP